Proteins from a single region of Aminivibrio sp.:
- a CDS encoding D-cysteine desulfhydrase — protein MNLARFPRRRYTEGETPLERLDRLSAYLDGPEIWIKRDDFLGFFPGGNKTRKLEFLMAEALEKGADAVITCGAPQSNHCRLTLAAARREGMECHFVIEERVPGTYSERASGNMFLFQLMGVDSIRVVPGGADMTAEMETTAAELRASGRKPYIIPGGGSNAVGALGYVACAEEILSQSFRKGVSFDRIFTTSGSSGTHAGLAVGLWGNRSGIPLTGINISRPNSLQVPLVEKVARETAALLGIGDHLPDGLIQCFDGYVGEGYSLPTPAMTKTVVLLARMESILLDPVYTGKAFAGMIDLIRQGFCKKGEKVLFIHTGGMPALFHYQKYFDPELFPEDGRR, from the coding sequence GTGAATCTCGCCCGTTTTCCCCGCCGCAGGTACACCGAAGGAGAAACGCCTCTGGAAAGGCTCGACAGGCTGTCCGCATATCTCGACGGCCCCGAGATATGGATCAAGAGAGATGATTTTCTGGGGTTCTTCCCCGGGGGCAACAAGACCAGGAAGCTCGAATTCCTCATGGCTGAGGCCCTTGAGAAGGGAGCGGACGCCGTGATCACCTGCGGTGCCCCCCAGTCGAACCACTGCCGCCTCACCCTCGCCGCAGCCCGCAGGGAGGGCATGGAATGCCACTTCGTCATCGAGGAGAGGGTCCCCGGCACCTATTCCGAGAGAGCCTCGGGGAACATGTTCCTCTTCCAGCTCATGGGAGTGGACTCCATCCGGGTGGTCCCCGGAGGAGCAGACATGACCGCCGAAATGGAAACGACCGCAGCGGAACTCAGGGCATCGGGCAGGAAGCCCTACATTATTCCCGGCGGGGGTTCCAACGCCGTGGGAGCCCTGGGCTACGTGGCCTGTGCCGAGGAGATTCTCTCCCAGTCGTTCCGGAAGGGCGTCTCCTTCGACCGGATTTTCACCACCAGCGGCAGCTCCGGCACCCACGCAGGACTGGCCGTGGGGCTCTGGGGCAACCGTTCGGGGATTCCCCTCACGGGAATCAACATCAGCCGGCCGAATTCCCTGCAGGTTCCTCTCGTCGAAAAGGTCGCCCGTGAGACGGCCGCCCTTCTCGGGATCGGAGATCATCTCCCCGACGGCCTCATCCAGTGCTTCGACGGTTATGTGGGTGAAGGCTATTCCCTGCCCACCCCCGCCATGACGAAGACGGTGGTCCTGCTGGCCCGGATGGAATCCATCCTGCTCGATCCCGTTTATACAGGCAAGGCTTTCGCCGGAATGATCGACCTCATCCGACAGGGTTTCTGCAAAAAGGGAGAAAAGGTCCTCTTCATCCATACGGGAGGCATGCCCGCCCTCTTCCACTACCAGAAATATTTCGACCCGGAACTGTTTCCGGAGGACGGGCGGAGGTAA
- a CDS encoding DNA-binding protein translates to MNFENSVTVTGSIHLPKGDMAGRNRNGVYLRFSLKHPSLGYDGVERTSFLPVRVFDPVLQEWLRGKGEGSPVRITGRLQTSSGSGEMYILAKSLEEGAA, encoded by the coding sequence TTGAACTTCGAGAATTCTGTCACGGTTACCGGATCGATCCACCTTCCCAAGGGCGACATGGCCGGAAGAAACCGGAACGGCGTCTACCTGAGATTTTCGCTGAAGCACCCGAGCCTCGGGTATGACGGCGTGGAGCGGACGAGCTTCCTTCCTGTCCGGGTCTTCGATCCAGTCCTGCAGGAATGGCTCCGCGGAAAGGGCGAAGGCTCACCGGTCCGGATTACGGGCCGGCTTCAGACCTCCAGCGGAAGCGGCGAGATGTACATCCTCGCGAAATCCTTGGAGGAAGGGGCGGCCTAG
- a CDS encoding putative sulfate exporter family transporter, whose product MELKRTNAPFLLFLAVAALLAILPATKTWAVGIALLLGAAVSNTVPSAAPSGLGKMRKLALNTAVVLFGFGLNIGQVISVGGQGVRQTAVSLGVIISLGYFLLRFFRLEGNTMKLITFGTSICGGSAIAAVSSVIKARDEEIGVAMGVVFLLNTVALFVFPLLARGMSLSPEQYGIWCALSIHDTSSVVGAAAFLGDASLSTATIMKLTRTLWITPIVFVLSLRQGEKGKLSVPLFIVLFLLASVAASVLPFPALFKSLASAGKVFMAAALYMVGFGLHRSVMKKAGAGGMLFGSILWAVSIVAGYFLASMS is encoded by the coding sequence ATGGAATTGAAGCGAACGAACGCCCCGTTTCTTCTCTTTCTCGCCGTCGCAGCGCTGCTGGCCATCCTTCCGGCCACGAAGACCTGGGCGGTGGGCATCGCCCTGCTTCTCGGAGCGGCGGTGAGCAATACGGTGCCGTCGGCAGCTCCGTCCGGCCTCGGGAAAATGCGGAAGCTCGCCCTCAACACGGCGGTGGTCCTCTTCGGGTTCGGCCTGAACATCGGCCAGGTGATCTCCGTGGGGGGGCAGGGAGTCCGGCAGACGGCGGTGAGCCTCGGCGTGATCATCTCCCTGGGGTACTTCCTGCTCCGGTTCTTCCGCCTCGAAGGGAACACCATGAAACTCATCACCTTCGGCACCTCCATCTGCGGCGGCAGCGCCATTGCCGCCGTCTCCTCGGTGATAAAGGCCCGGGACGAGGAGATAGGTGTTGCCATGGGCGTGGTCTTCCTGCTGAACACCGTGGCCCTCTTCGTCTTTCCGCTGCTGGCCCGGGGGATGTCTCTTTCCCCTGAACAGTACGGCATCTGGTGCGCCCTCAGCATCCACGACACGAGTTCCGTGGTGGGAGCCGCCGCCTTTCTCGGGGACGCCTCACTGTCCACGGCCACCATCATGAAGCTCACCCGGACCTTGTGGATCACTCCCATCGTCTTTGTCCTCTCCCTCCGGCAGGGAGAAAAGGGGAAACTCTCGGTGCCCCTCTTCATCGTCCTCTTTCTTCTCGCGTCGGTTGCCGCGTCGGTGCTTCCCTTCCCGGCCCTCTTCAAAAGCCTCGCTTCGGCGGGGAAGGTGTTCATGGCCGCAGCCCTCTACATGGTGGGGTTCGGCCTCCACCGTTCCGTGATGAAGAAAGCGGGAGCGGGGGGCATGCTCTTCGGCAGTATTCTCTGGGCAGTGTCCATCGTCGCCGGGTATTTCCTGGCATCGATGAGCTGA